The following are from one region of the Salmo trutta chromosome 20, fSalTru1.1, whole genome shotgun sequence genome:
- the LOC115156315 gene encoding cystathionine beta-synthase: protein MSSVLSSTDSVGAVPSVCPNTAKLSNAQANGVAAILKGGSKVNGEAMLNVHKLSMNGSAQVNGDGAGRKAQNGSVHVNGHEGENDLEKTAAGVEERQWIRPDLPSKCTWKLGGSSVESPHCRSELTEAPSILPNILGKIGDTPLVRMNKIPKAFGLKCELLAKCEFFNAGGSVKDRISLRMVVDAERDGILKPGDTIIEPTSGNTGIGLALASAVKGYRCIIVMPEKMSMEKVDVLRALGAEIVRTPTAARFDSPESHVGVAWRLKNEIPNSHILDQYRNPSNPLAHYDTTAEEILEQCDGKVDMLVAGAGTGGTITGIARKLKERCPNIKIVGVDPEGSILAEPEELNKTDKTQYEVEGIGYDFIPTVLDRSVIDRWYKSNDDESFAMSRMLIREEGLLCGGSSGTAMAAAVRMATELKEGQRCVVILPDSIRNYMSKFLSDNWMCDKGFLTLEDLMVSKPWWWNVSLQCLNLFSPLTVLPSVNIKKTIKILKEKAFDQAPVVDESGVILGMVTLGNMLSSVLAGKVKASDPVAKVLYKQFKQVRLSDNLGKLSRILETDHFALVVHEQIQYMEDGSPCLRQMVFGVVTAIDMLNYITTRERQGSTRERTLSECSMTSECSLTD from the exons ATGTCGTCGGTTCTCTCCAGCACAGACTCTGTGGGCGCCGTGCCCTCCGTCTGCCCCAACACAGCCAAGCTCAGCAACGCACAGGCCAACGGAGTGGCTGCCATTTTGAAGGGGGGGTCCAAGGTCAACGGAGAAGCCATGTTGAACGTCCACAAGCTCTCCATGAATGGATCGGCTCAAGTGAACGGGGACGGTGCTGGCCGTAAGGCCCAGAATGGGTCGGTCCATGTGAACGGGCACGAGGGGGAGAACGATCTAGAGAAGACAGCCGCAGGCGTGGAGGAGAGGCAGTGGATCCGTCCCGACTTGCCCAGCAAATGCACTTGGAAACTGGGCGGGTCTTCCGTAGAGTCCCCTCACTGCCGCTCTGAACT GACTGAAGCCCCCAGCATTCTACCCAACATCCTCGGGAAGATCGGAGACACACCTCTGGTCCGCATGAACAAGATCCCCAAAGCCTTTGGCCTTAAGTGTGAACTCT tggccAAGTGTGAGTTCTTTAACGCAGGGGGCAGTGTGAAGGACCGTATCAGTCTAAGGATGGTGGTGGatgcagagagagatgggatCCTCAAACCAGGAGACACCATCATCGAGCCCACCTCTGGCAACACAG GTATTGGTCTGGCCCTGGCCTCTGCAGTTAAAGGCTATCGCTGCATCATCGTCATGCCTGAGAAGATGAGCATGGAAAAG GTGGATGTGCTTAGAGCCTTGGGGGCGGAGATCGTGCGTACCCCAACCGCCGCCCGCTTTGATTCGCCGGAATCCCACGTGGGCGTGGCTTGGCGTCTGAAGAATGAGATTCCCAACTCTCATATCCTGGACCAGTACCGTAACCCTAGCAACCCCCTGGCCCACTACGACACCACTGCCGAGGAGATCCTGGAGCAGTGcgatg GTAAGGTGGACATGTTGGTGGCaggagctggcacaggtggcaccatCACTGGTATCGCCCGCAAGCTGAAGGAGAGATGCCCCAACATCAAG ATCGTGGGTGTGGACCCTGAGGGTTCTATACTGGCTGAGCCAGAGGAGCTGAACAAAACAGATAAGACCCAGTACGAGGTGGAGGGCATTGGATATGACTTCATCCCTACTGTACTGGACAGATCT GTAATTGACAGGTGGTATAAGTCCAATGATGATGAGTCTTTTGCCATGTCACGCATGCTGATCAGGGAGGAGGGGCTTCTCTGCG GAGGTAGTTCAGGCACGGCCATGGCTGCAGCAGTTAGAATGGCCACAGAGCTGAAGGAGGGCCAGCGCTGTGTCGTCATCCTGCCTGACTCCATCCGCAACTACAT GTCTAAGTTCCTGAGTGACAACTGGATGTGTGATAAGGGCTTCCTAACCCTAGAAGACCTGATGGTGTCCAAACCCTGGTGGTGGAACGTGAGTCTGCAGTGTCTGAACCtattttcccccctcactgtGCTGCCCTCCGTCAACATCAAGAAGACCATCAAGATCCTCAAGGAGAAGGCCTTCGACCAGGCACCCGTCGTTGACGAGTCCGG CGTGATCCTAGGGATGGTTACCCTGGGCAATATGTTGTCTTCAGTACTGGCTGGGAAGGTCAAGGCCTCTGACCCTGTCGCCAAGGTGCTTTACAAACAATTCAAACAG GTGCGACTGAGCGATAACTTGGGAAAGCTGTCCCGTATCCTGGAAACAGATCACTTTGCCCTGGTGGTGCATGAGCAGATCCAAT ACATGGAGGATGGCTCGCCCTGTCTTAGACAGATGGTATTCGGGGTGGTGACCGCCATTGACATGCTTAATTACATCACCACGCGCGAGAGGCAGGGAAGCACACGCGAGCGCACGCTGTCAGAGTGCTCAATGACGTCAGAGTGCTCGCTGACCGACTAG